Proteins encoded together in one Orrella marina window:
- the aroG gene encoding 3-deoxy-7-phosphoheptulonate synthase AroG — translation MPHNTDDIRIREIKELSPPAHAMREFPCTEFVSELVHDARGALHRILHGMDDRVAVVIGPCSIHDPEAALEYADKLKVVRERLKDDLEIIMRVYFEKPRTTVGWKGLINDPDLDGSFQINKGLRLARQLLLEINAKGLPAGCEFLDMITPQYIADLVSWGAIGARTTESQVHRELASGLSCPVGFKNGTDGSVRIAVDAIKAASQPHHFLSVTKGGHSAIVSTGGNEDCHAILRGGKAPNYDAASVQAACEDLAKAGLAQRLMIDASHANSSKKPENQPAVCQDIGQQIAAGDTRIVGVMVESHLVAGRQDLVTGQPLTYGQSITDGCIDWEASEAVLDNLAQAVRERRRVVATSGK, via the coding sequence GTGCCACACAACACCGATGACATTCGTATTCGAGAAATCAAAGAGCTTTCGCCTCCGGCGCATGCGATGCGCGAGTTCCCCTGCACCGAGTTCGTGAGCGAGCTGGTTCACGATGCCCGCGGGGCCCTGCATCGCATCCTGCACGGCATGGATGACCGGGTTGCAGTCGTGATCGGCCCATGTTCGATCCACGATCCCGAGGCCGCACTGGAGTACGCCGACAAGCTCAAGGTTGTGCGCGAAAGACTCAAGGACGACCTCGAGATCATCATGCGGGTGTACTTCGAGAAGCCTCGTACGACGGTTGGATGGAAGGGCCTGATCAACGATCCCGATCTGGATGGTAGTTTCCAGATCAACAAAGGTCTGCGTCTGGCCCGCCAGTTGCTGCTGGAGATCAACGCGAAAGGCCTGCCGGCTGGATGCGAGTTCCTGGACATGATCACCCCTCAGTACATTGCGGATCTGGTGTCATGGGGCGCTATTGGTGCCCGAACGACAGAAAGTCAGGTGCATCGCGAGCTGGCCTCGGGGCTGTCCTGCCCGGTGGGCTTCAAGAACGGTACGGACGGTAGCGTACGCATCGCAGTCGATGCCATCAAGGCGGCTTCGCAACCGCATCACTTTCTCTCGGTCACCAAGGGTGGGCACTCTGCCATCGTATCGACTGGCGGCAACGAAGATTGTCATGCCATCCTGCGTGGTGGCAAGGCACCGAACTACGATGCCGCCAGTGTTCAGGCGGCCTGCGAGGATCTGGCCAAAGCCGGACTGGCTCAGCGTCTGATGATTGACGCCAGCCACGCCAACAGCAGCAAGAAGCCCGAGAATCAACCAGCTGTCTGCCAGGACATCGGTCAGCAGATCGCTGCAGGCGATACGCGTATCGTTGGTGTAATGGTGGAAAGCCACCTTGTTGCCGGTCGTCAGGACCTGGTGACGGGGCAGCCACTGACTTACGGCCAGAGCATCACCGACGGCTGCATCGACTGGGAAGCCTCCGAGGCGGTGCTGGATAATCTTGCCCAGGCCGTACGCGAGCGCAGACGCGTTGTCGCCACATCCGGAAAGTGA
- a CDS encoding carbon-nitrogen hydrolase family protein, giving the protein MVSGPCVQDNLEQARTLVEQAVHQGAQMVALPEYFCLLGPDETAKVKVAEPEGQGPIQFFMSDLARRLGVWVCAGTLPLQSPDPAKVYNTSLMFAPDGASVARYDKIHLFRYTSDTEQFDEGRTILAGTQSVVATCRFGVADRERIGTPDVESASGTTIRVGMSVCYDLRFPEMYRKMGEVDLILVPSAFTYTTGHAHWETLLKARAIENQCYVLAPAQGGTHPHGRRTWGHSMLIDPWGEIIGELPQGPGVIMGQLSLERLRAVRQSLPALCNRVFQI; this is encoded by the coding sequence ATGGTTTCGGGTCCCTGCGTTCAGGACAACCTGGAGCAGGCGCGGACGCTGGTAGAACAGGCGGTGCACCAAGGTGCGCAGATGGTGGCTTTGCCAGAGTACTTCTGCCTGCTTGGTCCGGACGAGACAGCGAAGGTCAAGGTGGCCGAGCCTGAAGGGCAGGGACCAATCCAGTTCTTCATGTCAGATCTGGCCAGGCGGCTTGGTGTCTGGGTTTGTGCAGGGACCCTGCCATTGCAAAGCCCGGATCCCGCCAAGGTCTACAACACCAGTCTGATGTTTGCGCCTGACGGCGCGAGCGTTGCCCGTTACGACAAGATCCATCTTTTTCGGTATACGTCCGATACGGAACAGTTCGATGAAGGCAGAACGATCCTGGCAGGCACACAGTCCGTTGTGGCAACGTGCCGGTTCGGAGTAGCTGATAGGGAGCGGATCGGGACGCCTGATGTCGAGTCAGCCAGTGGCACTACGATTCGCGTCGGTATGTCGGTCTGCTATGACCTGCGGTTTCCGGAAATGTATCGAAAGATGGGGGAGGTGGACTTGATTCTTGTACCGTCTGCCTTCACATATACGACAGGACATGCGCACTGGGAAACGCTGCTTAAGGCGAGGGCCATTGAAAACCAGTGCTACGTGCTGGCACCCGCACAGGGTGGCACCCATCCACATGGACGTCGCACGTGGGGTCATTCGATGCTGATCGACCCATGGGGTGAGATCATTGGAGAACTGCCACAGGGGCCCGGTGTGATCATGGGACAATTGAGCCTTGAGCGACTGCGAGCAGTCCGTCAGTCCTTGCCAGCGCTATGCAACCGGGTGTTCCAGATCTGA
- the glcE gene encoding glycolate oxidase subunit GlcE produces the protein MDYRLTEMSEQVTTARASYRPIEIVGGATKRFYGNPMQASDNNAFKLQMGGLDGVIRYEPSELVLTAWAGTRLQEISQLLHERNQMLAFDPPGFGPDSTLGGVVAAGLSGPSSFGYGPLRHYVLGIRLLDAQGRILRFGGEVMKNVAGYDVSRLLAGSMGMFGAIVEVSIKVLPRPEHDISCVLELSEAAALAVCRSFRASTWPVKAAAWLPGDAGVGAGTLCVRLAGAQAAVEHARQSLGGQVLDQQEASAWWSALREQTHSFFTRRPLWRLAVRSGTPALDLGPCAFDLAGEVRWLVPDNDATTIRSVASKAGGHATLFRHDHTTRIPADGVFQPLAPTMHAVVRRLKGEFDPKGVFNPGRLVLDL, from the coding sequence ATGGACTATCGGCTTACAGAAATGTCAGAGCAGGTGACGACTGCGCGCGCCAGTTACCGTCCCATCGAGATCGTCGGGGGGGCGACCAAGCGGTTTTACGGCAACCCGATGCAGGCCTCTGACAACAATGCCTTCAAGTTGCAGATGGGTGGTCTGGATGGCGTGATCCGGTACGAGCCCAGTGAGCTCGTCTTGACCGCATGGGCAGGGACCCGTCTGCAAGAGATCAGTCAGCTATTACATGAGCGCAATCAGATGCTGGCGTTTGACCCGCCTGGGTTTGGGCCGGATTCCACGCTAGGTGGCGTGGTCGCTGCCGGACTGTCTGGTCCGTCGAGCTTTGGCTACGGTCCTTTGCGACATTACGTGCTCGGCATCCGCTTGCTTGATGCCCAGGGGAGAATCCTCCGCTTCGGGGGTGAGGTCATGAAAAACGTCGCAGGCTACGACGTATCCCGACTGCTGGCTGGCTCCATGGGGATGTTCGGAGCGATTGTAGAGGTCTCGATCAAAGTGCTGCCACGACCAGAACACGATATCAGTTGTGTGCTGGAACTGTCTGAAGCTGCTGCGCTGGCGGTATGTCGATCCTTTCGGGCCAGTACCTGGCCAGTCAAGGCCGCCGCCTGGTTACCCGGCGACGCAGGTGTTGGTGCGGGCACGCTTTGCGTCAGGCTGGCAGGGGCACAGGCGGCTGTGGAGCATGCACGCCAGTCCCTGGGTGGTCAGGTGCTCGACCAGCAAGAGGCCAGTGCCTGGTGGTCAGCCTTGCGCGAGCAGACTCATTCGTTTTTTACACGGCGCCCGCTCTGGCGGCTGGCGGTACGTTCCGGCACACCCGCCCTTGATCTGGGTCCGTGCGCGTTTGATCTGGCGGGCGAGGTGCGATGGCTGGTGCCGGATAACGATGCAACCACGATCCGCTCAGTGGCGTCGAAGGCGGGTGGCCATGCGACACTGTTTCGGCACGATCATACAACCCGGATCCCTGCAGACGGAGTGTTTCAGCCTCTGGCGCCCACTATGCACGCCGTGGTACGCCGCCTCAAGGGGGAGTTCGATCCAAAAGGCGTCTTTAACCCGGGTCGTCTGGTCCTGGATCTGTAG
- a CDS encoding Re/Si-specific NAD(P)(+) transhydrogenase subunit alpha, which yields MKIGIPRETRDGETRVAATPESVKKLVQAGHTVLVEHGAGFAAQFLDEQYQDSGATLVTASEALDAELVLKVRAPDQIELAQMSAGTVLVGMLEPYDAVSMERLAAAGLTAFALESAPRISRAQNMDVLSSQANLAGYKAVILGANAFGKIFPMMMTAAGTVKAARVVVLGAGVAGLQAIATAKRLGAVVEASDVRPAAREQVESLGAKFIDVPFETELERQAAQGVGGYAQPMPPSWMARQAEKVAERCSQADIVICTALIPGRPAPQLVSVGTVKAMKPGSVIVDMAVERGGNCPLSQLGLTVVEHGVTIIGLPNLPGLLATDASALYARNLLEFLKLILARPDDKTAKAEANGTANTNADTGAEKSVNTTAPGLAINRDDEIVQACLVCEDGQLLKKA from the coding sequence GTGAAGATTGGTATACCCAGAGAGACACGGGATGGTGAAACGCGCGTAGCCGCAACACCGGAGTCCGTCAAGAAGCTTGTGCAGGCGGGTCACACCGTGCTTGTTGAGCACGGTGCCGGATTCGCGGCCCAGTTCCTGGACGAGCAGTACCAGGACAGCGGCGCGACGCTGGTGACGGCCAGTGAGGCACTGGATGCAGAACTGGTCCTGAAAGTGCGCGCCCCGGACCAGATAGAGCTGGCGCAGATGTCGGCAGGCACCGTCCTGGTCGGTATGCTAGAGCCCTACGATGCTGTCTCAATGGAGCGTCTGGCAGCCGCCGGGCTGACAGCGTTCGCCCTGGAGTCGGCTCCACGAATCTCCCGCGCTCAAAATATGGACGTTCTCTCTTCCCAGGCCAACCTGGCCGGATACAAAGCGGTGATCCTTGGTGCCAATGCATTCGGAAAGATTTTCCCCATGATGATGACCGCGGCCGGCACCGTCAAAGCCGCCCGGGTGGTGGTGCTCGGTGCGGGCGTAGCAGGATTGCAGGCGATTGCAACGGCCAAACGGCTGGGTGCGGTGGTAGAAGCATCGGACGTCAGACCCGCAGCAAGGGAACAGGTCGAGTCCCTTGGTGCCAAATTCATCGACGTACCGTTTGAGACAGAGCTGGAGCGACAGGCTGCGCAAGGGGTGGGTGGCTACGCGCAACCCATGCCACCGAGCTGGATGGCTCGCCAGGCCGAGAAAGTGGCCGAGCGCTGCAGTCAGGCAGACATCGTGATCTGCACGGCACTGATTCCAGGTCGCCCTGCCCCGCAGCTAGTCAGTGTTGGCACAGTCAAAGCCATGAAGCCTGGTAGCGTCATCGTCGACATGGCAGTCGAGCGAGGCGGCAACTGCCCGCTAAGCCAGCTCGGACTGACAGTCGTGGAGCATGGCGTCACTATCATCGGGCTGCCGAACCTCCCGGGCCTGCTGGCAACCGATGCCTCAGCGCTCTACGCGCGCAACCTGCTCGAATTTCTCAAGCTAATCCTGGCCAGGCCCGATGACAAAACGGCAAAGGCTGAAGCAAACGGGACAGCGAATACAAATGCAGACACTGGTGCAGAGAAAAGTGTTAATACCACGGCACCCGGTCTCGCGATCAATCGTGACGACGAGATCGTGCAGGCGTGTCTGGTCTGCGAAGATGGTCAACTCTTGAAAAAGGCATGA
- a CDS encoding FAD-linked oxidase C-terminal domain-containing protein yields the protein MNLNVEDRPADLVIPDLQEILHALRAVVPEHCILFRAEQKKPYECDGLSLYRQIPMVVVLPETEEQVRGVLRACRRLNVPVVTRGAGTGLSGGAMPHAQGVLLGMAKFNRIKLIDPESAIAVVEPGVRNLAVSQAASQHGLYYAPDPSSQIACTIGGNVAENSGGVHCLKYGLTLHNVMQVRMITLDGEVLVLGGEAPDAAGPDLLSVAIGSEGMLGVVTEVVLRLLPTPGLAKVIMASFEDVEAAGDAVAAVIAAGIIPAGLEMMDQRATEMVEPFVQAGYDLNAKAILLCESDGTELEVEQEIARMQQVLSDAGATRLQVSQNEAERVRFWAGRKNAFPAAGRVSPDYYCMDGTIPRSQLARVLREIESMEQAYGLRCANVFHAGDGNLHPLILFDSNDSDEVYRADLFGAAILELCVQVGGTITGEHGVGMEKINQMCVQFQREELDAFLSVKRSFDPDGLLNPDKVIPTLARCAEYGKMHVHGGKLPFADLPRF from the coding sequence ATGAATCTGAACGTTGAAGACAGACCAGCCGACTTGGTGATTCCTGATCTGCAGGAAATTCTCCATGCCCTGAGGGCGGTGGTGCCCGAGCATTGCATTCTGTTTCGTGCCGAGCAGAAAAAGCCTTACGAGTGTGACGGACTGTCGCTCTATCGGCAGATTCCGATGGTTGTGGTCTTGCCGGAAACAGAAGAACAGGTGCGCGGTGTGCTGCGAGCCTGCCGTCGTCTGAATGTCCCGGTCGTTACACGAGGGGCGGGTACCGGTCTGTCCGGAGGCGCCATGCCGCACGCGCAAGGGGTGCTGCTGGGTATGGCCAAATTCAACCGGATCAAGCTGATTGATCCGGAGTCCGCCATCGCGGTGGTCGAGCCGGGGGTTCGCAACCTTGCTGTGTCACAGGCTGCCAGTCAGCACGGCCTGTACTACGCGCCTGATCCTTCGAGCCAGATTGCCTGCACGATCGGGGGTAACGTCGCAGAGAACTCCGGAGGGGTGCATTGTCTGAAGTATGGCCTGACCCTGCACAATGTGATGCAAGTCAGGATGATCACCCTTGACGGCGAGGTTCTGGTGCTCGGAGGCGAGGCCCCCGATGCCGCCGGGCCTGATCTGCTGTCGGTTGCAATCGGATCCGAAGGAATGCTCGGGGTGGTTACTGAAGTCGTGCTGCGACTTTTGCCAACGCCTGGTCTGGCAAAGGTCATCATGGCCAGTTTTGAGGATGTGGAGGCTGCAGGTGATGCGGTGGCAGCCGTAATTGCCGCAGGCATCATTCCAGCGGGACTTGAAATGATGGATCAGCGTGCAACCGAGATGGTTGAGCCGTTCGTTCAGGCCGGATATGACTTGAACGCCAAGGCCATCCTGTTGTGTGAATCGGATGGGACCGAGCTTGAAGTGGAGCAGGAAATTGCCCGTATGCAGCAGGTGCTTTCTGATGCCGGGGCGACCCGGCTGCAAGTGTCTCAAAACGAAGCCGAACGTGTCAGATTCTGGGCAGGGCGCAAGAACGCGTTTCCGGCAGCAGGTCGTGTGTCGCCGGACTACTACTGCATGGATGGCACGATTCCCAGAAGCCAGCTCGCGCGGGTCCTGCGAGAGATCGAGTCAATGGAACAAGCCTACGGGCTGCGGTGTGCCAACGTCTTTCATGCAGGTGACGGTAATCTGCACCCCTTGATCCTGTTTGACTCCAATGATTCCGATGAGGTGTATCGGGCCGATCTCTTTGGCGCGGCCATTCTTGAGTTGTGTGTGCAGGTTGGCGGAACCATTACTGGTGAGCACGGTGTTGGCATGGAAAAAATCAACCAGATGTGTGTGCAGTTCCAGAGAGAGGAGCTTGATGCGTTTCTGAGCGTCAAGCGATCCTTCGACCCGGATGGTCTGCTCAATCCGGACAAGGTGATTCCCACACTGGCACGGTGTGCCGAGTACGGCAAGATGCACGTCCATGGTGGCAAACTACCCTTTGCCGATCTGCCGAGGTTCTAG
- the glcF gene encoding glycolate oxidase subunit GlcF yields MQTNLSDEIKHSELGRQADEILRRCVHCGFCLATCPTYEVLGSELDSPRGRIYQIKEVLEGAPVTPATREHLDRCLTCRNCETTCPSGVEYGHLLDIGRHIVEIKAPRPRLEKLRIEGLRRVITSPWFGPAYRLAQKIHAWLPPGIQEKVQPGRQAKPPIKPSRTDLQTGRQHERQVLMIAGCVQPVMMPSIDQATIRVLDRLGIGTQIAPGSGCCGAVSFHMDAQEEARNQMRRNIDSWWPLIESGQVEAIVVNASGCGAMVREYAHHLRLDPAYADKAQTITEKVLDIAQILEPLSEQLLQQIDPLKVPEDIVFHPPCTLQHWQKLRPITETVLSRLGVALKEFDESHMCCGSAGAYSMLQPEIATRLRDRKVAHIEAVRPQMIVSSNIGCIGQLQSGTDVPVRHWVEVIDQALKPRTQN; encoded by the coding sequence ATGCAAACGAACCTGTCCGACGAAATCAAACACTCGGAGCTTGGCCGACAGGCTGACGAGATTCTGCGCAGATGTGTTCATTGCGGATTCTGTCTGGCGACTTGCCCGACCTATGAAGTGCTGGGCAGTGAACTGGATAGCCCGAGAGGTCGTATTTATCAGATCAAGGAAGTACTCGAGGGGGCTCCCGTCACGCCGGCTACGCGCGAGCACCTGGATCGCTGCCTGACTTGCCGTAACTGCGAGACCACCTGTCCCTCAGGCGTCGAATACGGACATCTCCTGGATATCGGACGCCATATCGTGGAGATCAAAGCCCCGCGTCCTCGACTGGAGAAGCTTCGGATTGAAGGGTTGCGCCGCGTCATTACGAGCCCCTGGTTTGGGCCAGCCTATCGCCTGGCACAAAAGATTCATGCATGGTTGCCGCCGGGCATTCAGGAGAAGGTCCAGCCCGGCAGGCAGGCAAAGCCCCCGATCAAACCCTCTCGTACTGATCTGCAGACTGGCAGACAGCACGAGAGGCAGGTGCTGATGATTGCTGGCTGTGTTCAGCCTGTCATGATGCCGTCGATTGATCAGGCAACCATCCGGGTTCTGGACCGGTTGGGCATCGGTACACAGATTGCACCGGGCTCGGGGTGCTGTGGGGCCGTGAGTTTTCATATGGATGCGCAAGAAGAGGCACGCAACCAGATGCGGCGTAATATCGACTCGTGGTGGCCTCTGATCGAATCCGGCCAGGTCGAGGCAATCGTCGTGAACGCGTCGGGCTGTGGCGCAATGGTCCGCGAATATGCGCATCACCTGCGTCTGGACCCGGCCTATGCAGACAAGGCGCAGACTATCACTGAAAAGGTACTGGACATCGCCCAGATTCTGGAACCGCTGAGCGAGCAGTTGCTGCAGCAAATTGATCCGCTCAAGGTGCCGGAAGACATTGTGTTTCATCCTCCCTGCACGTTACAGCACTGGCAGAAGCTGCGCCCCATCACCGAGACCGTTCTCTCGCGGTTAGGTGTGGCTCTCAAGGAGTTTGACGAGTCGCACATGTGCTGTGGTTCAGCCGGTGCCTACTCGATGTTGCAACCCGAAATCGCGACCAGGCTGCGGGATCGCAAGGTGGCACATATCGAGGCTGTCAGGCCGCAGATGATCGTCTCATCGAACATTGGCTGCATCGGGCAACTGCAGTCAGGCACCGACGTGCCTGTGAGACACTGGGTCGAGGTGATCGATCAGGCGCTCAAGCCACGCACGCAGAACTGA
- a CDS encoding isochorismatase family protein: MEMLHRADQSAVILVDLQARLMPSIHEGERIVTQAVRLARIARVLGVPVVATEQNPQGLGHSDPRIQAECDRVMSKSHFNACEEGLTEMLPATSRHAIVAGCEAHVCVLQTCMGLLERDFRVTLVIDAIGSRADLSRLAAIERLGMLQHEGLVLASVEMVAFEWLRTCRHPKFREALALIK, from the coding sequence ATGGAAATGTTGCACCGGGCCGATCAGTCCGCAGTCATTCTCGTTGATTTACAGGCCAGGCTGATGCCGAGTATCCATGAGGGTGAGCGGATCGTGACGCAGGCCGTGCGTCTTGCCCGGATCGCCCGCGTACTCGGCGTGCCTGTTGTCGCAACGGAACAGAACCCGCAAGGATTAGGTCACAGTGACCCGCGTATTCAGGCCGAGTGTGACCGGGTCATGAGCAAGTCCCACTTCAATGCATGCGAGGAGGGATTGACCGAGATGCTGCCGGCAACCTCTCGGCACGCGATCGTGGCAGGTTGTGAGGCACACGTCTGTGTCTTGCAGACCTGCATGGGTTTGCTGGAACGCGATTTTCGGGTCACACTGGTGATCGATGCAATTGGATCACGGGCCGATCTCAGCCGACTTGCGGCAATTGAACGACTGGGTATGCTCCAACACGAAGGCCTGGTGCTCGCATCGGTTGAAATGGTGGCGTTTGAGTGGCTTCGAACATGCAGGCATCCGAAGTTCCGTGAAGCGCTGGCGCTGATCAAGTAG
- a CDS encoding FAD-binding oxidoreductase gives MSQVSVHEASVLRKPLPEALVEQLRSHFGDRFSTAQAVREHHGRDESPFPEMLPDAVVFATSTDDVVRVVKACDAFEVPLIPYGAGSSLEGHTLALHGGISLDVSGMNRILSLNTEDLTVTVEPGMTRKQLNEQLRDTGLFFPIDPGADASLGGMASTRASGTNAVRYGTMRENVLSLEVVTAQGKVVRTARRARKSSAGYDLTRIFVGSEGTLGVITQVTVRLYPQPEAISAAVCQFPTVHDAVACVIQTIQLGVPVARVELMDAAAVKACNLYSKLDLRETPLLLFEFHGTEAGVKEQAQTVQEIARDHNGLDFEWADRPEDRTRLWTARHNAYFAGLQLKPGCRASTTDVCVPISRLADCLDQTTALLESAPFPTTIVGHVGDGNFHVLMLLDPDDAAQWEASETINERIVSIALDADGTCTGEHGIGLHKLGFMREEHGHDALELMWALKRAYDPKNILNPGKVLPPDLP, from the coding sequence ATGAGTCAGGTATCCGTTCATGAGGCCAGTGTCTTGCGCAAGCCCTTGCCAGAGGCTCTGGTCGAACAGTTGCGCAGTCACTTCGGGGACCGGTTTTCGACGGCGCAGGCGGTGCGTGAGCATCACGGGCGTGATGAATCACCCTTTCCCGAGATGCTGCCAGACGCAGTCGTTTTTGCCACCTCCACCGATGATGTGGTGCGTGTGGTCAAGGCATGCGATGCCTTCGAAGTGCCGCTGATCCCCTACGGGGCGGGCTCGTCCCTGGAGGGGCACACGCTGGCTTTGCACGGTGGTATTTCACTTGATGTCAGTGGTATGAACCGGATCCTGTCACTCAATACAGAAGATCTGACTGTGACTGTTGAACCGGGAATGACCCGCAAGCAGCTGAATGAGCAACTGCGGGACACGGGGTTGTTTTTTCCGATCGACCCAGGGGCAGACGCATCGCTCGGTGGCATGGCGAGTACCCGCGCATCCGGCACCAATGCCGTGCGTTATGGCACCATGCGCGAGAACGTTCTGAGTCTCGAAGTTGTGACCGCACAAGGCAAGGTGGTACGCACTGCCAGGCGGGCGCGCAAGTCTTCGGCCGGATATGATCTGACTCGCATCTTTGTCGGTAGCGAAGGAACGCTTGGCGTCATCACGCAGGTGACAGTGCGGCTTTACCCGCAACCCGAGGCCATCAGTGCCGCGGTATGTCAGTTTCCAACCGTGCACGATGCGGTTGCATGCGTCATTCAGACCATACAGCTTGGTGTGCCAGTGGCACGGGTGGAGCTGATGGATGCTGCTGCTGTGAAAGCCTGCAATCTCTACAGCAAGCTTGATCTCAGAGAAACACCACTATTGCTGTTTGAGTTCCACGGGACAGAGGCAGGCGTCAAGGAGCAGGCGCAGACTGTTCAGGAAATCGCACGCGATCACAACGGACTGGATTTCGAATGGGCTGACCGGCCAGAAGACCGGACCCGACTGTGGACCGCCCGGCATAACGCGTATTTTGCGGGCTTGCAACTCAAACCGGGTTGCAGGGCGAGCACCACGGATGTGTGTGTGCCGATTTCCAGACTGGCTGACTGCCTGGACCAGACCACGGCATTACTGGAGAGCGCGCCGTTTCCAACCACGATTGTCGGGCACGTTGGTGATGGAAACTTCCACGTGCTGATGCTGCTCGACCCCGATGATGCGGCGCAATGGGAAGCGTCTGAAACGATCAACGAAAGAATCGTTTCGATTGCCCTGGACGCGGACGGCACCTGCACGGGAGAGCATGGCATTGGTCTGCATAAACTCGGTTTCATGCGAGAGGAGCACGGCCATGATGCGCTCGAGTTGATGTGGGCCCTCAAGCGAGCGTATGACCCCAAGAATATTCTTAATCCAGGCAAGGTTTTGCCGCCGGATTTACCCTAG
- a CDS encoding NAD(P) transhydrogenase subunit alpha — MEAIDPTLVNLIIFVLAVYVGYHVVWNVTPALHTPLMAVTNAISAIVIVGAMLAAGLTEGGLAKTMGVIAVALAAVNVFGGFLVTRRMLEMFKKKNKPATGNKPSNSGSGGQS; from the coding sequence ATGGAAGCCATCGATCCCACCCTGGTCAATCTGATCATTTTTGTGCTGGCTGTCTATGTGGGCTACCACGTTGTCTGGAACGTGACCCCGGCCCTTCACACCCCGCTCATGGCCGTCACCAATGCCATTTCTGCCATCGTGATCGTGGGCGCCATGCTGGCTGCTGGCCTGACCGAAGGTGGACTCGCCAAAACGATGGGCGTGATTGCGGTTGCCCTGGCAGCCGTGAATGTATTTGGCGGTTTTCTGGTGACTCGCCGCATGCTGGAAATGTTCAAAAAGAAAAACAAACCAGCAACGGGTAACAAGCCGTCTAACTCGGGATCCGGAGGTCAGTCATGA
- the tldD gene encoding metalloprotease TldD: MTDPMQCADSLLMQPWGLTQSNLDHAMGEIFRHQVDYADLYFQYTRSEGWSLEEGIVKTGSFSISQGVGVRAISGEKTAFAFSDALSADALMQSAHAVREIARSGQSRRATIGSDILVPSSRLYEGIDPLMSLPAEQKVKLLERVERMARARDPHVVQVMASLGMEYDVMMVVASNGRQAADIRPLVRMSLTVIAEKGGRREMGHGGGGGRHDLAYFTDDVLAQYVERAVHEALVNLDARPAPAGEMTVVLGSGWPGILLHEAVGHGLEGDFNRKGSSTFAGRVGDRVASKGVTVVDDGTLEGRRGSLNVDDEGNPSQHNVLIEDGILKGYLQDNMNARLMGVGVTGNGRRESYAHLPMPRMTNTYMLAGSHDPQEIIGSVKRGLYAVNFGGGQVDITSGKFVFSASEAYMIENGKVTYPVKGATLIGSGPEAMQRVSMIGHDMQLDSGVGTCGKEGQSVPVGVGMPTIRMDGLTVGGTA, translated from the coding sequence ATGACCGACCCAATGCAGTGTGCCGATTCTCTGTTGATGCAGCCCTGGGGGCTGACCCAGAGCAATCTGGACCATGCCATGGGTGAAATCTTTCGTCATCAGGTCGACTACGCGGACCTGTATTTTCAGTACACGCGCAGCGAAGGCTGGAGTCTTGAGGAAGGGATCGTCAAGACCGGCAGCTTTTCGATCAGCCAGGGTGTCGGTGTCCGGGCAATCTCCGGCGAAAAAACCGCCTTTGCCTTTTCCGATGCCTTGTCAGCCGATGCCCTGATGCAAAGTGCGCACGCCGTGCGAGAGATTGCCCGCTCGGGTCAGTCCAGGCGTGCCACCATCGGTTCAGACATCCTGGTGCCGAGCTCACGTTTGTATGAGGGTATTGATCCGCTTATGTCTTTGCCTGCAGAGCAGAAAGTCAAGTTGCTCGAGCGGGTAGAGCGCATGGCTCGCGCCCGGGATCCGCATGTGGTCCAGGTCATGGCAAGCCTTGGGATGGAGTATGACGTGATGATGGTGGTGGCGAGTAATGGCCGCCAGGCGGCTGATATCCGTCCACTGGTCAGGATGTCGCTGACCGTCATCGCGGAGAAGGGCGGCCGGCGCGAAATGGGACACGGCGGTGGCGGTGGACGCCATGATCTGGCGTACTTTACGGATGATGTGCTGGCGCAGTACGTCGAGCGAGCAGTCCACGAAGCACTGGTCAATCTGGACGCCAGACCTGCGCCAGCTGGTGAAATGACGGTCGTGCTCGGTTCGGGCTGGCCGGGCATCCTGTTGCACGAAGCGGTTGGACATGGCCTTGAAGGTGACTTCAACCGCAAGGGCTCCAGCACCTTTGCCGGTCGCGTTGGCGACAGGGTCGCATCAAAAGGCGTGACCGTGGTGGACGATGGCACCCTGGAGGGGCGCCGTGGCTCGCTGAACGTGGACGATGAAGGCAACCCCTCCCAGCACAATGTGCTGATCGAGGACGGCATTCTGAAGGGATACCTGCAGGACAACATGAACGCGCGTTTGATGGGTGTTGGCGTGACGGGTAACGGACGTCGCGAGTCTTATGCCCATCTGCCCATGCCACGGATGACCAACACTTACATGCTGGCGGGCTCGCACGATCCGCAGGAGATCATCGGCTCGGTCAAACGTGGTCTGTATGCGGTCAACTTCGGCGGCGGACAGGTCGACATCACCAGCGGCAAGTTCGTGTTTTCTGCTTCAGAAGCCTACATGATCGAGAATGGCAAGGTGACGTACCCGGTCAAGGGCGCAACGCTGATCGGTAGCGGCCCTGAGGCGATGCAACGGGTGTCCATGATTGGTCACGACATGCAACTCGATAGCGGGGTGGGTACCTGCGGCAAGGAAGGCCAGAGTGTTCCGGTGGGTGTCGGCATGCCGACCATCCGTATGGACGGGCTGACGGTCGGCGGCACAGCTTGA